One part of the Xiphophorus hellerii strain 12219 chromosome 17, Xiphophorus_hellerii-4.1, whole genome shotgun sequence genome encodes these proteins:
- the mkrn1 gene encoding putative E3 ubiquitin-protein ligase makorin-1, translated as MAEAAAASTVAPSVTGGWTKHVTCRYFMHGLCKEGDSCRYSHDLSSSKPAAMICKFFQKGNCVFGDRCRFEHSKPIKKEELPNTQTLPLASVSQADPADPTDPADPEPRGMSPGSEAQDWVNAAEFVPGQPYCGRAEPVKVESSAPLIEEFDSDAGPDNKDLRKQLCPYAAVGECRYGVNCAYLHGDVCDMCGLQVLHPSDSSQRSEHTKACIEAHEKDMEISFAIQRSKDMMCGVCMEVVFEKSNPSERRFGILSNCSHCYCLKCIRKWRSAKQFESKIIKSCPECRITSNFVIPSEYWVEDKEDKQKLIQKYKDGMGSKPCRYFDEGRGTCPFGSNCFYKHAFPDGRLEEAQPQRRQTGSNNRNRSSRRTPLWDIFDERESTDSFDNDDEEMVTFELSEMLLMLLAAGTDDEVTDSEDEWDLFHEELDDFYEIYL; from the exons ATGGCGGAGGCAGCAGCAGCGTCTACGGTGGCTCCTTCAGTAACAGGAGGTTGGACAAAACACGTAACCTGCAG GTATTTCATGCATGGTCTTTGCAAAGAAGGGGACAGCTGTCGATACTCTCATGATCTTTCGAGCAGCAAACCTGCAGCCATGATATGCAAGTTCTTTCAGAAGGGAAACTGTGTGTTTGGAGATCGCTGCAG GTTTGAGCACAGTAAACCCATAAAGAAAGAGGAGCTGCCAAACACCCAGACGCTGCCGCTGGCCTCTGTCTCCCAGGCCGACCCGGCGGACCCAACTGACCCGGCTGACCCAGAACCCAGGGGCATGTCGCCTGGGTCAGAGGCTCAGGACTGGGTCAACGCTGCAGAGTTTGTTCCAGGACAGCCGTACTGTGGACGAG cTGAGCCAGTGAAAGTGGAGAGCTCGGCCCCTCTCATTGAGGAGTTTGACAGCGACGCAGGCCCAGACAACAAAGACCTGAGGAAGCAGCTCTGTCCATATGCTGCTGTTGGAGAGTGTCGCTACGGAGTCAACTGTGCTTATCTCCATGGTGACGTGTGTGACATGTGCGGCCTGCAGGTTCTCCACCCCAGTGACAGTTCCCAGCGCTCAGAGCACACCAAG GCGTGCATTGAAGCTCATGAGAAAgacatggagatttcttttgcCATCCAGCGCAGTAAGGACATGATGTGTGGCGTGTGTATGGAGGTTGTGTTCGAGAAGTCCAACCCAAGCGAACGTCGTTTTGGGATCCTCTCCAACTGCAGCCACTGTTACTGTCTGAAATGCATTCGCAAGTGGAGGAGTGCCAAGCAGTTCGAGAGCAAAATTATCAA GTCCTGTCCAGAGTGTCGAATCACATCTAACTTTGTCATCCCGAGTGAGTACTGGGTGGAGGACAAAGAGGACAAGCAGAAGCTAATCCAGAAATACAAGGATGGCATGGG GAGTAAACCATGTCGGTACTTCGATGAAGGTCGTGGAACTTGTCCTTTTGGCTCAAACTGCTTCTACAAACACGCCTTCCCTGATGGACGTCTAGAGGAAGCTCAGCCGCAGAGAAGACAGACTGGATCCAATAACAGGAACCGG AGCTCGAGGCGGACGCCACTGTGGGACATCTTTGACGAGAGAGAAAGCACCGACTCGTTCGACAACGACGACGAGGAGATGGTGACGTTCGAGCTGAGTGAGATGCTTCTCATGCTGCTTGCTGCAGGAACCGACGACGAAGTGACGGATTCAGAGGACGAATGGGACTTGTTTCACGAGGAGCTCGACGATTTCTATGAGATTTACCTATAG
- the tmem121b gene encoding transmembrane protein 121B, which yields MTGPNASRVHSLRVHAFFAAAPKENQQKGRKWMKGGGSTNTMISESGGIHQNSDHPPSPLSSSLRSAACQLSSSRDTRSTSSSFQPLFSACIMTSGEFLPSAPLLVHKSRRSLLYKSLCFLLLFFQGGVLDFYLILFTDLYWCSWIATDLVVISGWGVFFLKNARSQRERACGFHQKSSIFGCNLGEFTYAYLAWLIYVIACTPKVVLILETSILELIALKVPCGVTGFKITVLLSAPLLFCLINSIVVDLNGPTRHHSQSCFTSTCLDLLDSFTLMEMLLRGELPSVYLKYTVITVYFVALAVPVVWLYELTAAELRCRWLWARFSTGLLVNAPLLVVRCFQVYVYKMPVSVFMFKNIFLLACRLLELLEQCAAVQGLRRRTGTNNPAQFSHCVSENDMCPHGYVNTLAVTQS from the coding sequence atgactgGACCTAATGCAAGCAGAGTCCATTCCCTGAGAGTCCATGCCTTCTTTGCCGCGGCTCCcaaagaaaaccagcagaagGGCAGAAAGTGGATGAAGGGAGGCGGCAGCACAAATACAATGATCTCTGAATCTGGCGGCATTCATCAGAACAGCGATCATCCTCCCAGCCCCTTATCCTCCTCCCTCCGCTCTGCAGCCTGCCAGCTGAGCAGCAGCCGGGACACCCGgagcaccagcagcagcttccagccTCTGTTCTCCGCCTGCATCATGACATCTGGGGAGTTCCTGCCGAGCGCTCCTCTGCTGGTGCACAAATCCAGGAGGAGCCTGCTCTACAAGTCGCTCTgcttccttctcctcttcttccaGGGCGGCGTCCTGGACTTCTACCTCATCCTCTTCACCGACCTGTACTGGTGCTCGTGGATAGCCACGGACCTGGTGGTCATCTCGGGCTGGGGGGTTTTCTTCCTGAAGAACGCTCGAAGCCAGAGAGAACGGGCCTGCGGCTTTCACCAGAAGAGCTCCATTTTCGGCTGCAACCTCGGAGAGTTCACCTATGCCTACCTGGCCTGGCTCATCTATGTCATCGCCTGCACCCCGAAAGTCGTGCTCATCCTGGAGACCTCCATCCTGGAGCTGATTGCGCTGAAGGTGCCGTGCGGCGTGACCGGTTTTAAGATCACGGTTCTGCTGTCCGCGCCGCTGCTCTTCTGCCTCATCAACTCCATCGTGGTGGATTTAAACGGCCCGACCCGCCACCACTCCCAGAGCTGCTTCACCAGCACCTGCCTGGACCTGCTGGACTCGTTCACGCTGATGGAGATGCTTCTCAGAGGCGAGCTCCCCTCCGTGTACCTGAAGTACACGGTGATCACGGTGTACTTCGTGGCCCTGGCGGTCCCGGTGGTCTGGCTCTACGAGCTGACGGCGGCGGAGCTGCGGTGCCGGTGGCTGTGGGCCCGCTTCTCCACCGGACTGCTGGTCAACGCTCCGCTGCTCGTCGTGCGTTGCTTCCAGGTGTATGTCTACAAGATGCCGGTGTCGGTGTTCATGTTCAAGAACATCTTCTTGCTGGCGTGCCgcctgctggagctgctggagcagTGCGCCGCGGTGCAGGGCCTGCGGAGGCGGACTGGCACCAACAACCCAGCCCAGTTCTCCCACTGCGTGTCCGAGAACGACATGTGTCCCCACGGATATGTCAACACTCTGGCCGTCACGCAGTCTTAA